Proteins encoded together in one Cicer arietinum cultivar CDC Frontier isolate Library 1 chromosome 4, Cicar.CDCFrontier_v2.0, whole genome shotgun sequence window:
- the LOC101514572 gene encoding protein LITTLE ZIPPER 4: MERLNSKLYLQNCYIMKENERLRKKAQLLNQENQALLSELKQKLSKGNNNQKTNGPNTILDLSLTSTSGQNPSSSTN, from the coding sequence ATGGAAAGATTGAACTCAAAGCTGTACTTGCAAAACTGTTACATAATGAAAGAGAATGAGAGGCTAAGGAAGAAAGCTCAGCTTCTGAATCAAGAGAATCAGGCACTTTTATCTGAGCTCAAACAGAAGCTTTCAAAGGGAAATAATAATCAGAAAACAAATGGTCCAAATACCATTCTTGACCTTAGCCTCACTTCAACTTCTGGTCAAAACCCTTCAAGTTCTACCAATTAA